A genomic segment from Bos taurus isolate L1 Dominette 01449 registration number 42190680 breed Hereford chromosome 1, ARS-UCD2.0, whole genome shotgun sequence encodes:
- the HHLA2 gene encoding HERV-H LTR-associating protein 2 isoform X1 — protein sequence MKAQAVLAFFFTLIPSLCGPQDASFSHVSMNEQIVTGRLGEDVILPCSFESGPNVVIHWKNQDTNVYSYYRDSDQLEKQDPRYVNRISLFHGEIHNGNASLSFRRLTLQDEGIYVCYVGTSLGKITKKIVLKVGAFVTPVMKYEKNTTNSFLICNVLSVFPYPIITWKVDNNTSISENNGKEVGSLGPFHINSRVNITGSNSSYQCEIENPLLKQTWTGRWTRKDVLHKMQSENVLLSCKPENSFFPPNQDFTVTWYRVESGSALLLAYFKNSSQETLINQPRLSWKEELINSRDFSLTVKDLHLSDSGEYLCDISSNESTLLTSQTLHVEASPRAPAGIIVPVLVAVVSAVLLLSVAPRAVRSKRCIGFHRERHPPTNQDSSSAGTTEENVMQTEAYSSPPPKNQNKTLLPLILKWLF from the exons ATGAAGGCACAGGCAGTGCTGGCTTTCTTCTTCACTCTTATACCGTCTCTGTGTGGACCTCAAG ATGCTTCCTTCAGTCATGTTAGTATGAATGAGCAAATCGTCACTGGAAGACTAGGTGAAGATGTCATTCTCCCTTGCTCATTTGAGAGTGGACCCAATGTCGTAATTCACTGGAAGAACCAAGATACCAATGTTTACTCATACTACAGAGACAGCGACCAGTTGGAAAAGCAAGATCCCAGATATGTAAACAGGATATCCCTCTTCCATGGTGAGATTCACAATGGGAATGCCTCCCTGTCTTTCAGAAGATTAACCCTTCAGGATGAAGGAATCTACGTATGCTATGTGGGAACATCACTTggaaaaatcacaaagaaaatagTCCTAAAAGTGGGAG CTTTTGTCACACCTGTGATGAAGTATGAAAAGAATACCACCAACAGCTTCTTAATATGCAATGTGTTAAGTGTTTTTCCTTATCCAATTATCACATGGAAAGTGGATAATAATACATCTATCTCTGAAAACAATGGGAAAGAAGTTGGATCTTTGGGTCCTTTTCATATAAACAGCAGAGTAAATATTACAGGATCAAATTCATCATATCAGTGTGAAATTGAAAACCCACTGCTGAAGCAAACATGGACAGGAAGATGGACAAGGAAAG ATGTCCTTCATAAAATGCAAAGTGAAAACGTTTTACTCTCGTGTAAACCTGAAAACAGTTTTTTCCCACCAAATCAAGACTTCACAGTCACTTGGTACAGAGTGGAAAGTGGGAGTGCCTTGCTCCTGGCTTACTTTAAGAACTCCTCACAAGAAACACTTATCAATCAACCTCGACTTTCATGGAAAGAAGAGCTGATAAACTCACGTGACTTCTCTTTAACTGTGAAGGATCTTCATCTTTCAGACAGTGGGGAGTATTTGTGCGATATTTCATCAAATGAAAGTACCTTACTCACCAGCCAAACACTGCATGTAG AAGCAAGCCCAAGAGCGCCTGCTGGGATAATTGTTCCAGTTTTGGTGGCCGTTGTATCGGCAGTTTTGTTGCTGTCGGTGGCCCCTCGAGCTGTTAGATCAAAAAGATGCATCGGTTTCCACAGAG aaaGGCATCCACCTACTAATCAGGACTCTAGCAGTGCTGGTACTACAGAAGAAAATGTG ATGCAAACAGAAGCTTACAGTTCCCCAcctccaaaaaaccaaaacaaaacactactaccgttaatattaaaatggctattCTGA
- the HHLA2 gene encoding HERV-H LTR-associating protein 2 isoform X3 — MKAQAVLAFFFTLIPSLCGPQDASFSHVSMNEQIVTGRLGEDVILPCSFESGPNVVIHWKNQDTNVYSYYRDSDQLEKQDPRYVNRISLFHGEIHNGNASLSFRRLTLQDEGIYVCYVGTSLGKITKKIVLKVGAFVTPVMKYEKNTTNSFLICNVLSVFPYPIITWKVDNNTSISENNGKEVGSLGPFHINSRVNITGSNSSYQCEIENPLLKQTWTGRWTRKDVLHKMQSENVLLSCKPENSFFPPNQDFTVTWYRVESGSALLLAYFKNSSQETLINQPRLSWKEELINSRDFSLTVKDLHLSDSGEYLCDISSNESTLLTSQTLHVERHPPTNQDSSSAGTTEENVMQTEAYSSPPPKNQNKTLLPLILKWLF; from the exons ATGAAGGCACAGGCAGTGCTGGCTTTCTTCTTCACTCTTATACCGTCTCTGTGTGGACCTCAAG ATGCTTCCTTCAGTCATGTTAGTATGAATGAGCAAATCGTCACTGGAAGACTAGGTGAAGATGTCATTCTCCCTTGCTCATTTGAGAGTGGACCCAATGTCGTAATTCACTGGAAGAACCAAGATACCAATGTTTACTCATACTACAGAGACAGCGACCAGTTGGAAAAGCAAGATCCCAGATATGTAAACAGGATATCCCTCTTCCATGGTGAGATTCACAATGGGAATGCCTCCCTGTCTTTCAGAAGATTAACCCTTCAGGATGAAGGAATCTACGTATGCTATGTGGGAACATCACTTggaaaaatcacaaagaaaatagTCCTAAAAGTGGGAG CTTTTGTCACACCTGTGATGAAGTATGAAAAGAATACCACCAACAGCTTCTTAATATGCAATGTGTTAAGTGTTTTTCCTTATCCAATTATCACATGGAAAGTGGATAATAATACATCTATCTCTGAAAACAATGGGAAAGAAGTTGGATCTTTGGGTCCTTTTCATATAAACAGCAGAGTAAATATTACAGGATCAAATTCATCATATCAGTGTGAAATTGAAAACCCACTGCTGAAGCAAACATGGACAGGAAGATGGACAAGGAAAG ATGTCCTTCATAAAATGCAAAGTGAAAACGTTTTACTCTCGTGTAAACCTGAAAACAGTTTTTTCCCACCAAATCAAGACTTCACAGTCACTTGGTACAGAGTGGAAAGTGGGAGTGCCTTGCTCCTGGCTTACTTTAAGAACTCCTCACAAGAAACACTTATCAATCAACCTCGACTTTCATGGAAAGAAGAGCTGATAAACTCACGTGACTTCTCTTTAACTGTGAAGGATCTTCATCTTTCAGACAGTGGGGAGTATTTGTGCGATATTTCATCAAATGAAAGTACCTTACTCACCAGCCAAACACTGCATGTAG aaaGGCATCCACCTACTAATCAGGACTCTAGCAGTGCTGGTACTACAGAAGAAAATGTG ATGCAAACAGAAGCTTACAGTTCCCCAcctccaaaaaaccaaaacaaaacactactaccgttaatattaaaatggctattCTGA
- the HHLA2 gene encoding HERV-H LTR-associating protein 2 isoform X4 — protein sequence MKAQAVLAFFFTLIPSLCGPQDASFSHVSMNEQIVTGRLGEDVILPCSFESGPNVVIHWKNQDTNVYSYYRDSDQLEKQDPRYVNRISLFHGEIHNGNASLSFRRLTLQDEGIYVCYVGTSLGKITKKIVLKVGAFVTPVMKYEKNTTNSFLICNVLSVFPYPIITWKVDNNTSISENNGKEVGSLGPFHINSRVNITGSNSSYQCEIENPLLKQTWTGRWTRKDVLHKMQSENVLLSCKPENSFFPPNQDFTVTWYRVESGSALLLAYFKNSSQETLINQPRLSWKEELINSRDFSLTVKDLHLSDSGEYLCDISSNESTLLTSQTLHVERHPPTNQDSSSAGTTEENVALSDYLPNTGTEDRS from the exons ATGAAGGCACAGGCAGTGCTGGCTTTCTTCTTCACTCTTATACCGTCTCTGTGTGGACCTCAAG ATGCTTCCTTCAGTCATGTTAGTATGAATGAGCAAATCGTCACTGGAAGACTAGGTGAAGATGTCATTCTCCCTTGCTCATTTGAGAGTGGACCCAATGTCGTAATTCACTGGAAGAACCAAGATACCAATGTTTACTCATACTACAGAGACAGCGACCAGTTGGAAAAGCAAGATCCCAGATATGTAAACAGGATATCCCTCTTCCATGGTGAGATTCACAATGGGAATGCCTCCCTGTCTTTCAGAAGATTAACCCTTCAGGATGAAGGAATCTACGTATGCTATGTGGGAACATCACTTggaaaaatcacaaagaaaatagTCCTAAAAGTGGGAG CTTTTGTCACACCTGTGATGAAGTATGAAAAGAATACCACCAACAGCTTCTTAATATGCAATGTGTTAAGTGTTTTTCCTTATCCAATTATCACATGGAAAGTGGATAATAATACATCTATCTCTGAAAACAATGGGAAAGAAGTTGGATCTTTGGGTCCTTTTCATATAAACAGCAGAGTAAATATTACAGGATCAAATTCATCATATCAGTGTGAAATTGAAAACCCACTGCTGAAGCAAACATGGACAGGAAGATGGACAAGGAAAG ATGTCCTTCATAAAATGCAAAGTGAAAACGTTTTACTCTCGTGTAAACCTGAAAACAGTTTTTTCCCACCAAATCAAGACTTCACAGTCACTTGGTACAGAGTGGAAAGTGGGAGTGCCTTGCTCCTGGCTTACTTTAAGAACTCCTCACAAGAAACACTTATCAATCAACCTCGACTTTCATGGAAAGAAGAGCTGATAAACTCACGTGACTTCTCTTTAACTGTGAAGGATCTTCATCTTTCAGACAGTGGGGAGTATTTGTGCGATATTTCATCAAATGAAAGTACCTTACTCACCAGCCAAACACTGCATGTAG aaaGGCATCCACCTACTAATCAGGACTCTAGCAGTGCTGGTACTACAGAAGAAAATGTG GCTCTTTCAGATTATCTACCCAATACAGGAACTGAAGACAGAAGTTGA
- the HHLA2 gene encoding HERV-H LTR-associating protein 2 isoform X2: protein MKAQAVLAFFFTLIPSLCGPQDASFSHVSMNEQIVTGRLGEDVILPCSFESGPNVVIHWKNQDTNVYSYYRDSDQLEKQDPRYVNRISLFHGEIHNGNASLSFRRLTLQDEGIYVCYVGTSLGKITKKIVLKVGAFVTPVMKYEKNTTNSFLICNVLSVFPYPIITWKVDNNTSISENNGKEVGSLGPFHINSRVNITGSNSSYQCEIENPLLKQTWTGRWTRKDVLHKMQSENVLLSCKPENSFFPPNQDFTVTWYRVESGSALLLAYFKNSSQETLINQPRLSWKEELINSRDFSLTVKDLHLSDSGEYLCDISSNESTLLTSQTLHVEASPRAPAGIIVPVLVAVVSAVLLLSVAPRAVRSKRCIGFHRERHPPTNQDSSSAGTTEENVALSDYLPNTGTEDRS, encoded by the exons ATGAAGGCACAGGCAGTGCTGGCTTTCTTCTTCACTCTTATACCGTCTCTGTGTGGACCTCAAG ATGCTTCCTTCAGTCATGTTAGTATGAATGAGCAAATCGTCACTGGAAGACTAGGTGAAGATGTCATTCTCCCTTGCTCATTTGAGAGTGGACCCAATGTCGTAATTCACTGGAAGAACCAAGATACCAATGTTTACTCATACTACAGAGACAGCGACCAGTTGGAAAAGCAAGATCCCAGATATGTAAACAGGATATCCCTCTTCCATGGTGAGATTCACAATGGGAATGCCTCCCTGTCTTTCAGAAGATTAACCCTTCAGGATGAAGGAATCTACGTATGCTATGTGGGAACATCACTTggaaaaatcacaaagaaaatagTCCTAAAAGTGGGAG CTTTTGTCACACCTGTGATGAAGTATGAAAAGAATACCACCAACAGCTTCTTAATATGCAATGTGTTAAGTGTTTTTCCTTATCCAATTATCACATGGAAAGTGGATAATAATACATCTATCTCTGAAAACAATGGGAAAGAAGTTGGATCTTTGGGTCCTTTTCATATAAACAGCAGAGTAAATATTACAGGATCAAATTCATCATATCAGTGTGAAATTGAAAACCCACTGCTGAAGCAAACATGGACAGGAAGATGGACAAGGAAAG ATGTCCTTCATAAAATGCAAAGTGAAAACGTTTTACTCTCGTGTAAACCTGAAAACAGTTTTTTCCCACCAAATCAAGACTTCACAGTCACTTGGTACAGAGTGGAAAGTGGGAGTGCCTTGCTCCTGGCTTACTTTAAGAACTCCTCACAAGAAACACTTATCAATCAACCTCGACTTTCATGGAAAGAAGAGCTGATAAACTCACGTGACTTCTCTTTAACTGTGAAGGATCTTCATCTTTCAGACAGTGGGGAGTATTTGTGCGATATTTCATCAAATGAAAGTACCTTACTCACCAGCCAAACACTGCATGTAG AAGCAAGCCCAAGAGCGCCTGCTGGGATAATTGTTCCAGTTTTGGTGGCCGTTGTATCGGCAGTTTTGTTGCTGTCGGTGGCCCCTCGAGCTGTTAGATCAAAAAGATGCATCGGTTTCCACAGAG aaaGGCATCCACCTACTAATCAGGACTCTAGCAGTGCTGGTACTACAGAAGAAAATGTG GCTCTTTCAGATTATCTACCCAATACAGGAACTGAAGACAGAAGTTGA